Proteins encoded within one genomic window of Neorhizobium galegae bv. orientalis str. HAMBI 540:
- a CDS encoding iron-siderophore ABC transporter substrate-binding protein, translating to MAAIGIWIVAFGSAGAGARAAEGTTYPVTIKHAFGTTIIAKKPERIATVAWANHEVPLALGIVPVGFARANFGDDDGDGILPWVAERLAALHAAKPVLFDEGDGIDFEAVAATRPDVILASYSGLSQSDYDTLSQIAPVVAYPEAPWSTDWRDMIRLNSAGMGMAPEGEALIARIEADIAKVVGGHPELRGKSAMFITHLDATDLSTVNFYTTNDSRVRFFADLGLKSPRSVVEASKSGKFAGSVSAERIDVFDDVDIVVTYGNQKLLDALAANPLMSRMPAVDKGALVMLGRNPVGTAANPTPLSISWVLKDYVDLLSDAARKSK from the coding sequence ATGGCGGCGATAGGCATCTGGATTGTTGCGTTCGGCAGCGCCGGGGCAGGCGCCCGGGCTGCCGAAGGAACGACCTATCCCGTCACCATCAAGCACGCGTTTGGCACGACGATCATCGCCAAGAAGCCTGAAAGAATTGCAACCGTCGCCTGGGCAAACCATGAAGTGCCCCTGGCGCTCGGTATCGTGCCCGTCGGTTTCGCCAGGGCCAATTTCGGCGACGATGACGGCGATGGGATATTGCCCTGGGTAGCCGAAAGGCTGGCAGCGCTCCATGCCGCCAAACCGGTGCTTTTCGATGAAGGGGACGGCATCGATTTCGAGGCTGTCGCCGCCACAAGGCCCGATGTGATCCTGGCGTCTTATTCCGGCCTGAGCCAATCGGATTACGATACTTTGAGCCAGATCGCCCCGGTCGTCGCCTATCCCGAAGCGCCCTGGTCGACCGACTGGCGTGACATGATCCGCTTGAACAGCGCAGGCATGGGCATGGCTCCCGAAGGCGAGGCATTGATCGCCAGGATCGAAGCCGACATCGCCAAGGTGGTTGGCGGGCATCCTGAGCTCCGGGGTAAATCGGCGATGTTCATTACCCATCTGGATGCGACAGATTTGAGCACCGTCAACTTCTATACGACGAACGATAGCCGGGTAAGGTTCTTCGCGGATCTTGGCCTGAAGTCTCCCAGAAGCGTCGTCGAGGCTTCGAAGTCCGGGAAATTCGCAGGCTCTGTCAGCGCCGAGCGTATCGATGTCTTTGACGACGTCGATATCGTCGTCACCTATGGAAACCAGAAATTGCTCGATGCGCTGGCGGCGAACCCCTTGATGTCCAGAATGCCGGCCGTGGACAAGGGCGCTCTCGTCATGCTCGGTCGTAACCCGGTCGGCACGGCGGCAAATCCGACACCGCTTTCGATCTCATGGGTCTTGAAGGACTATGTGGATCTGCTGTCGGACGCGGCCAGAAAATCCAAATGA
- a CDS encoding FecCD family ABC transporter permease, which yields MTAGSMRPFSRSVVSRRSNRTRGLWLAGLAVTLSALCALSVTVGTREVALSDIVAALAGRIDSIGQAAVSVRIPRTVLAVLAGAALGLAGAIMQGVTRNPLADPGILGVNMGASLAVVTGVVLFDMSSAQGYVWAAILGAGCSAVFVYTIGSLGRGGATPLKLALAGAATSVAFSSMVIAMVLPRADIAGGIRSWQIGGVGGATFERIVPVLPFLAVGFVVSLLSARKLNSLALGDDVAAGLGERVALARAVASFGAILLCGATTAVCGPIGFLGLVVPHACRLLVGVDHRWLLPFSALGGACLLLAADVVGRIATRPAEIDVGIITALVGAPFFIWIVRRQQVREL from the coding sequence ATGACGGCCGGCAGCATGCGACCGTTCTCTCGGTCGGTCGTCTCTCGGCGTTCGAACCGGACCCGCGGCCTCTGGCTGGCCGGATTGGCCGTGACCCTTTCCGCCCTCTGTGCACTCTCCGTCACGGTCGGCACCCGTGAGGTGGCCTTGAGCGATATCGTCGCTGCGCTTGCGGGACGGATCGACAGCATCGGCCAGGCAGCGGTGAGCGTGCGTATCCCGAGGACGGTGCTTGCCGTGCTTGCCGGAGCCGCGCTCGGGCTTGCCGGGGCGATCATGCAGGGCGTGACCCGCAATCCGCTCGCCGATCCGGGCATTCTCGGCGTCAATATGGGGGCATCGCTGGCTGTCGTGACCGGCGTCGTCTTGTTCGATATGTCCTCCGCGCAGGGTTATGTCTGGGCTGCGATCCTCGGAGCCGGGTGTTCGGCGGTTTTCGTTTACACGATAGGATCGCTCGGGCGTGGCGGGGCAACCCCGTTGAAGCTGGCGCTTGCCGGAGCAGCAACGTCGGTTGCCTTTTCCTCCATGGTGATTGCCATGGTGTTGCCGCGAGCGGATATTGCAGGCGGCATCCGCTCCTGGCAGATCGGCGGCGTGGGCGGCGCGACCTTCGAGCGCATTGTTCCGGTGCTGCCGTTTCTTGCCGTCGGTTTCGTGGTCAGCCTTCTGTCGGCGCGAAAGCTGAATTCACTGGCTTTGGGCGATGATGTCGCGGCTGGGCTCGGCGAGCGCGTCGCGCTGGCCCGCGCCGTCGCCTCATTCGGCGCCATTCTCCTCTGTGGGGCGACAACGGCAGTCTGCGGGCCAATCGGCTTTCTGGGACTGGTCGTACCGCATGCCTGCCGTCTGCTGGTCGGGGTCGATCACCGGTGGCTGCTGCCGTTTTCCGCGCTTGGCGGCGCTTGCCTGCTGCTGGCGGCGGATGTCGTCGGGCGTATCGCCACCAGGCCTGCCGAAATCGACGTTGGAATTATCACGGCTCTCGTCGGGGCCCCATTCTTCATCTGGATTGTCAGGCGCCAGCAGGTCCGGGAACTGTGA